From Verrucomicrobia bacterium S94, the proteins below share one genomic window:
- a CDS encoding ASCH domain-containing protein, with protein sequence MRNISFLMTTDQILDRSKSVTRRLGWKFLEPGDTLQGVVKCQGLKKGEKIQTLRKVRVVSVRRERLSAMLHEPYGTNEAAREVFPGMRGREFVSMFAKNMRCFVNRTKGAGVFAIASSRWFDFY encoded by the coding sequence GTGAGAAATATCTCATTCCTTATGACCACTGATCAGATCTTGGACAGATCGAAGTCAGTTACCCGCCGCCTCGGGTGGAAATTCCTGGAGCCCGGCGACACCCTTCAGGGCGTTGTTAAATGTCAGGGACTCAAGAAGGGGGAGAAAATTCAAACCCTGCGCAAAGTGCGCGTTGTCTCCGTGCGACGAGAACGGCTATCCGCCATGCTGCACGAACCATACGGCACAAATGAAGCCGCGCGGGAAGTATTCCCTGGAATGAGAGGCCGCGAATTCGTTTCAATGTTCGCAAAAAACATGCGGTGTTTTGTTAACAGAACCAAAGGCGCGGGCGTTTTTGCGATAGCCTCTAGCCGCTGGTTCGATTTTTATTAG
- the metH gene encoding methionine synthase, whose product MKETAYTSDAGNRFAQLLKKQHLMLDGAMGTMIQQHKLEEADFRGERFADHPSDLKGNNDLLVITKPQIIEDIHVKFIEAGADIIETNTFSSTTISQADYGLEPLVRELNIAAAQVARKAVNRVLEKNPERSLFVAGSIGPTNRTASISPDVNDPGYRAVTFDDLVTAYAEQTEALIEGGVDILLVETIFDTLNAKAALFAIEEVFEKTGTRLPVMISVTITDKSGRTLSGQTPEAFWYSIEHANPISVGLNCALGAADMRPYLEELSNAAHCFISIYANAGLPNAFGGYDDTPEDMARVYDDFAKHGLANIWGGCCGTTPDHIRELAAAVKKYPPRVPPARSTTPRFSGLEPLRITPEMNLVMVGERSNITGSPKFARLIREGNLDEALQIARHQVENGANLIDINMDEGLIDSKDMMVRFLNLVASEPDICRVPIMIDSSKWEVIEAGLKCIQGKGIVNSISLKEGEDQFREHARKIQRYGAGMVVMAFDEKGQADTTERRIAICTRAYRILVDEIGIDPTDIIFDPNVFPVGTGMEEHRINAVSFFEATKVIRETLPGVSVSGGISNVSFSFRGNNRVREAIHAAFLYHGMEAGLNMGIVNPGMLEVYDEVPKELMTLVEDVVLNRSEEATEKLIDYAEQIKAEGNGAKKEVETQAWREESVEKRLKHALVKGIVEYVEDDVEEARQKYDRPLHVIEGPLMAGMDVVGDLFGSGKMFLPQVVKSARVMKKAVAYLLPYMEEEKEDGEVTTAGKVLLATVKGDVHDIGKNIVGVVLACNNFEVKDIGVMVPCETILKEAREWGADIIGLSGLITPSLDEMVHVAKEMEREGLKTPLLIGGATTSKKHTAVKIAPEFSGLSMHVLDASRAVTVVQSILSNDEKFRKAVKFEYNAIKEQHEASQEVREFQTLENARARALPFDWENYTPPTPEFIGIREVNVTLKELAEWIDWTPFFWTWELEGKYPTILEKPGEPGARAREVFDDAQAMLKQIIEEDWFTPKGVHAFFPAARVGDSIEVYADESRTEKINTLHFLRQQMIKKDKTPNRSLCDFIAPKDSGCTDYIGAFSVTAGPEAVVKANAFKADHDDYNAIMVQALGDRLAEAFAEYLHKQTRDAWGYGKTETCTIEQMIKEKYQGIRPAAGYPACPDHTEKKTIFQLLETTKRTGIELTESMAMTPPSSVSGLYFSHPESRYFPLGRINRDQVADYAERKGWDMETAEKWLAPNLGYNK is encoded by the coding sequence ATGAAAGAAACTGCATACACATCCGACGCCGGCAACCGCTTTGCTCAACTGCTGAAAAAACAGCACCTGATGCTCGATGGCGCCATGGGCACCATGATTCAGCAGCATAAACTCGAAGAGGCGGACTTTCGCGGTGAACGCTTCGCCGACCACCCCTCCGATCTGAAGGGCAACAACGATCTGCTGGTGATTACCAAGCCGCAGATCATTGAAGATATTCATGTAAAGTTTATCGAAGCCGGCGCTGACATCATTGAAACCAACACCTTCAGTTCCACCACCATTTCCCAGGCCGATTACGGCCTCGAACCGCTCGTCCGCGAACTGAATATTGCGGCCGCCCAGGTGGCGCGCAAAGCCGTGAACCGGGTGCTTGAAAAAAATCCGGAACGCTCCCTGTTTGTTGCCGGCTCCATCGGTCCGACCAACCGGACGGCATCCATTTCACCGGACGTGAACGACCCGGGCTATCGCGCCGTCACTTTTGATGACCTCGTCACCGCCTATGCTGAACAGACCGAAGCCCTGATTGAAGGCGGTGTGGACATCCTGCTGGTTGAAACCATTTTCGATACCCTTAACGCCAAGGCCGCCCTCTTCGCCATTGAGGAGGTTTTTGAAAAAACCGGAACCCGGCTTCCCGTGATGATTTCCGTGACCATTACCGACAAATCCGGCCGGACGCTTTCCGGTCAGACGCCGGAGGCATTCTGGTATTCCATCGAACATGCCAATCCGATTTCGGTGGGTCTTAACTGCGCGCTGGGCGCCGCAGATATGCGCCCCTATCTCGAAGAGCTTTCCAATGCGGCCCACTGCTTTATCAGCATTTATGCAAACGCCGGCCTGCCCAATGCGTTCGGCGGCTATGACGATACCCCTGAAGATATGGCCCGAGTCTACGACGACTTTGCAAAGCACGGCCTCGCCAATATCTGGGGCGGATGCTGCGGTACGACCCCCGACCATATTCGGGAGCTGGCCGCTGCGGTAAAAAAATATCCGCCGCGTGTTCCTCCCGCACGATCCACCACACCGCGGTTCAGCGGACTTGAACCCCTGCGGATCACCCCCGAAATGAATCTGGTGATGGTGGGCGAACGGTCCAACATTACCGGTTCACCGAAATTTGCCCGACTGATCCGTGAAGGAAATCTCGACGAAGCCCTTCAGATTGCCCGTCATCAGGTGGAAAACGGGGCCAACCTCATTGATATCAATATGGATGAAGGTCTCATTGATTCCAAAGATATGATGGTCAGATTTCTGAATCTGGTCGCTTCCGAACCCGACATCTGCCGCGTTCCGATCATGATCGATTCATCCAAATGGGAGGTCATTGAAGCCGGTCTTAAATGCATTCAGGGCAAAGGAATCGTCAACTCGATCAGCCTTAAAGAAGGCGAAGATCAGTTCCGCGAACACGCACGCAAAATCCAGCGCTACGGTGCCGGCATGGTGGTTATGGCTTTTGACGAAAAGGGGCAGGCCGACACCACCGAGCGGCGTATCGCAATCTGTACACGGGCCTACCGCATTCTCGTGGATGAAATCGGAATCGATCCGACCGATATTATTTTCGACCCCAACGTTTTTCCGGTCGGCACCGGCATGGAAGAGCACCGCATCAATGCCGTCTCCTTCTTTGAAGCCACCAAAGTCATACGCGAAACCCTGCCCGGCGTTTCCGTAAGCGGCGGCATCAGCAATGTCTCATTCTCCTTCCGCGGCAACAACCGGGTACGCGAAGCCATCCACGCCGCCTTCCTCTATCACGGCATGGAGGCCGGCCTGAATATGGGCATCGTTAATCCAGGGATGCTCGAAGTGTATGATGAAGTACCTAAAGAACTGATGACACTCGTAGAAGACGTAGTGCTGAACCGCAGCGAAGAGGCCACAGAAAAACTGATTGACTATGCCGAACAGATCAAAGCCGAAGGCAACGGCGCAAAAAAAGAGGTTGAAACCCAGGCCTGGCGTGAGGAAAGCGTGGAAAAACGGCTTAAACATGCTCTAGTGAAAGGCATCGTCGAATATGTTGAAGACGACGTCGAGGAGGCCCGGCAGAAATACGACCGCCCGCTGCATGTGATTGAAGGACCGCTGATGGCTGGAATGGATGTGGTCGGCGACCTGTTCGGTTCCGGTAAAATGTTCCTCCCGCAGGTTGTGAAAAGCGCGCGCGTCATGAAAAAGGCCGTCGCCTATCTCCTCCCCTACATGGAGGAGGAAAAAGAAGACGGCGAAGTCACCACCGCCGGAAAAGTCCTGCTCGCCACGGTGAAAGGCGATGTACACGACATCGGCAAAAATATCGTCGGCGTCGTTCTGGCCTGCAACAACTTCGAGGTCAAAGATATCGGCGTCATGGTGCCATGCGAAACCATCCTGAAAGAAGCCCGCGAATGGGGAGCCGATATCATCGGCCTCTCCGGCCTGATCACGCCGTCGCTCGATGAAATGGTGCACGTGGCCAAAGAGATGGAACGCGAAGGCCTGAAAACGCCCCTGCTGATCGGCGGCGCCACCACCAGCAAAAAACATACGGCGGTGAAAATCGCCCCCGAATTCAGCGGACTCTCCATGCATGTGCTCGATGCATCCCGTGCGGTTACGGTCGTGCAGTCCATCCTGAGTAATGATGAAAAATTCCGGAAGGCCGTGAAGTTTGAATACAACGCCATCAAAGAACAGCACGAAGCCTCGCAGGAGGTTCGCGAATTCCAGACGCTTGAAAATGCGCGGGCACGTGCCCTGCCCTTCGACTGGGAAAACTATACACCGCCCACGCCGGAATTCATCGGTATTCGCGAGGTGAATGTAACCCTGAAAGAGCTGGCCGAATGGATCGACTGGACACCGTTTTTCTGGACCTGGGAACTGGAAGGCAAATATCCGACCATCCTGGAAAAACCCGGCGAACCCGGTGCCCGCGCCCGCGAGGTTTTTGACGATGCCCAGGCTATGCTCAAACAGATTATTGAAGAGGACTGGTTTACCCCGAAGGGTGTTCACGCCTTTTTCCCGGCGGCGCGTGTCGGCGACAGCATCGAAGTTTATGCCGATGAATCGCGTACCGAAAAAATAAATACCCTTCATTTTCTGCGACAGCAGATGATTAAAAAAGACAAAACACCGAATCGCAGCCTGTGCGATTTCATCGCTCCGAAAGACTCCGGCTGTACCGACTATATCGGCGCCTTCTCTGTCACGGCAGGCCCCGAAGCCGTCGTTAAAGCCAATGCATTCAAAGCCGATCACGACGATTACAACGCCATCATGGTGCAGGCGCTCGGCGACCGGCTTGCCGAAGCCTTCGCGGAGTACCTGCACAAACAGACGCGCGATGCCTGGGGCTATGGGAAAACGGAAACCTGTACTATTGAGCAGATGATCAAAGAAAAATATCAGGGAATCCGCCCGGCGGCCGGCTATCCGGCCTGTCCTGATCACACCGAGAAAAAGACCATTTTCCAGCTCCTGGAAACGACAAAGAGAACCGGCATTGAATTGACCGAATCCATGGCCATGACCCCGCCGAGCTCTGTTTCCGGACTCTATTTCTCGCATCCGGAGTCCCGCTATTTCCCGCTCGGCCGCATCAATAGAGATCAGGTCGCCGACTATGCCGAACGCAAAGGCTGGGATATGGAAACCGCCGAAAAATGGCTCGCACCTAACTTAGGATACAACAAATGA